The Stenotrophomonas rhizophila genome has a window encoding:
- a CDS encoding DUF2867 domain-containing protein: MLDTHRVSRSFPSISLPSYGDGSPVEVALITQLGIGAGDQLLRDAGLRQAAHPAFVDALDEPSARLGGMHLAHDDASSLYSFSVGRQGHPFHRHAGPRMFTAIAGSGGAQLRFSTASDAQLQRDPAAFLHALRCVDIPPDCLFTVRFGSGTWHQFVSRHPRHPALFALSCHANERSGALTEAQREQIDADSADIPSLTDTLPQTLQLLLDQADLSRVPVVSLSLQSPARSALAGLCARTRDLIGPLRAWLARLRPAQGYIGRSAARHPVQALPAPPADSLLHGALADGVDHQDYNTLVLPAHSVASRSASVVLEALLEGFVLNPPPSVGRLMALRNALVAPLHLRTSALGCPVSSLLSTDRSTLFAGRFPVHAQRVDATDRSAEVLLGADDRHLRFRSCVRVQLHADGAAVIALGTRVRTHNRFGRLYMAAIDHVHRRHISPAMLRMAVAHALAPDLVQATVPTQTALAR, translated from the coding sequence ATGCTGGACACCCACCGCGTGAGTCGTTCGTTCCCCAGCATCAGCCTGCCTTCGTACGGGGATGGCAGCCCTGTGGAAGTGGCCTTGATCACCCAGCTCGGGATCGGTGCGGGCGACCAGCTGCTGCGTGATGCCGGGCTTCGCCAGGCCGCGCATCCGGCCTTCGTGGATGCGCTGGACGAGCCCTCCGCACGGCTCGGCGGCATGCACCTGGCCCACGACGATGCGTCGTCGCTGTACTCGTTCTCGGTCGGGCGCCAAGGGCATCCGTTCCACCGCCACGCCGGGCCACGCATGTTCACCGCCATCGCCGGCAGCGGCGGTGCGCAGCTGCGTTTTTCCACCGCGTCCGATGCCCAGCTGCAGCGCGACCCGGCTGCGTTCCTGCATGCGCTGCGCTGCGTGGACATCCCGCCTGATTGCCTGTTCACGGTGCGCTTCGGCAGCGGCACCTGGCACCAGTTCGTGTCGCGCCACCCACGCCACCCGGCGCTGTTCGCGCTCTCTTGCCATGCCAACGAACGCAGCGGGGCGTTGACCGAGGCGCAGCGCGAGCAGATCGATGCGGACAGCGCCGACATTCCGTCCCTGACCGATACCCTGCCGCAGACGCTGCAGCTGTTGCTGGACCAGGCCGACCTGTCGCGCGTTCCGGTGGTGAGCCTGTCGCTGCAGTCGCCGGCCCGTTCGGCGTTGGCCGGCCTGTGCGCGCGCACACGCGACCTGATCGGCCCACTGCGCGCATGGCTGGCGCGGCTGCGCCCGGCGCAGGGTTACATCGGCCGCAGCGCTGCGCGGCATCCGGTGCAGGCGCTGCCCGCCCCGCCGGCAGATTCGCTGCTGCACGGGGCGCTCGCCGACGGCGTCGACCACCAGGACTACAACACGCTGGTGCTGCCCGCGCACAGCGTGGCAAGCCGTTCGGCCAGCGTGGTGCTGGAAGCGTTGCTGGAAGGCTTCGTGCTCAATCCACCGCCCAGCGTGGGCCGTTTGATGGCACTGCGAAATGCACTGGTGGCGCCGCTTCATCTGCGCACTTCAGCCTTGGGTTGCCCGGTCTCCTCGCTGCTTTCGACCGACCGCAGCACGCTCTTTGCCGGTCGTTTCCCGGTCCATGCACAGCGCGTGGACGCAACCGACCGCAGCGCCGAAGTGCTGCTGGGTGCGGACGACCGCCACCTTCGCTTCCGTTCCTGCGTCCGTGTGCAGCTGCATGCTGACGGCGCGGCAGTGATTGCACTGGGCACGCGGGTGCGCACCCACAACCGCTTCGGTCGCCTCTACATGGCGGCCATCGACCACGTGCATCGCCGCCACATCAGCCCCGCCATGCTGCGCATGGCCGTAGCCCACGCGCTGGCCCCGGACCTTGTCCAGGCAACCGTGCCAACACAGACAGCATTGGCCAGATAA
- a CDS encoding metalloregulator ArsR/SmtB family transcription factor produces MDRIFEALASTARRQILAYLNGGELTAGELGERFDFSKPALSSHLRILEDAGLIEREKRGQFVYFRQVPDRLTNTLFAWAAEVCPVGGPLQRESRARAKRKPTPST; encoded by the coding sequence ATGGACCGCATCTTCGAGGCCTTGGCCTCCACCGCCCGCCGCCAGATCCTGGCCTACCTCAACGGTGGCGAGCTCACTGCGGGCGAACTGGGCGAACGCTTTGATTTCAGCAAGCCGGCGCTCTCCAGCCACCTGCGCATCCTGGAGGATGCCGGCCTGATCGAACGCGAGAAGCGCGGCCAGTTCGTGTATTTCCGCCAGGTGCCCGACCGCCTGACCAACACCCTGTTCGCCTGGGCCGCCGAAGTCTGCCCGGTTGGCGGCCCCCTGCAGCGCGAGAGCCGCGCACGTGCCAAGCGCAAACCCACCCCTTCGACCTGA
- a CDS encoding RNA polymerase sigma factor, protein MFVEHAPVLRGFFVRRGARQDAEDLVQETYLRLLRAHAGPGESIANPEAYLFTVALNLAREQASRRRWSTLPIEDIEQLGQGLASGECVEDAAEREQRSQRLQALLATLPEHTRAVLVMQYRDGLSYKQIAERLGVSPHMVKKHVVRGLAVCRRAMADREVLR, encoded by the coding sequence ATGTTCGTGGAACACGCGCCGGTGCTTCGGGGGTTCTTCGTGCGCCGGGGGGCGCGACAGGACGCCGAAGACCTGGTGCAGGAGACGTACCTGCGTCTGCTGCGTGCGCATGCGGGGCCGGGCGAGTCCATCGCCAATCCCGAGGCGTATCTGTTCACCGTAGCGCTGAACCTGGCGCGTGAGCAGGCCAGCCGCAGGCGCTGGTCGACCCTGCCGATCGAGGACATCGAACAGCTGGGCCAGGGCCTGGCCAGCGGGGAATGCGTGGAAGATGCCGCCGAACGCGAACAACGCAGCCAGCGCCTGCAGGCGCTGCTGGCCACGCTGCCCGAGCACACCCGCGCCGTGCTGGTGATGCAGTACCGCGATGGGCTGAGCTACAAGCAGATTGCCGAGCGCCTGGGTGTTTCCCCGCACATGGTGAAGAAGCACGTCGTGCGCGGGCTTGCCGTGTGCCGGCGCGCGATGGCCGACCGCGAGGTGCTGCGATGA
- a CDS encoding FecR family protein has protein sequence MSAPSLHPSALTQAAAHWHALQRQGDVTPAQQRAFMDWLLVSPEHLREYLVISETAGALGEALRAMPIDLDALLAAPAAQGTGDNVVQLPARAPRAAAPAPARRRWLPGIAAAAALLMAVGIGTPLAWPHTTRYVAAHGTPRQIELSDHSVLHLNAESEVSVRMSLFGRRVELERGQASFVVAPDRRPFAVHAGGLKVTDIGTTFDVSLLREQARIAVSEGRVQVHGDGGRGRLLADLSAGKVAQVDYRDQRVQLRDEDAASMIAWWQGRIVFRDEPLREVADRFNRSNALRLRVSDDAGALRLTGNLRADDLGSLRAFLDQQPALVIQQRADGIHVRMRDVAESAVKKNSSN, from the coding sequence ATGAGCGCACCGTCGCTGCACCCCTCCGCGTTGACCCAGGCCGCCGCCCACTGGCATGCGCTGCAACGCCAGGGCGATGTGACGCCCGCGCAGCAGCGCGCCTTCATGGACTGGCTGCTGGTCTCGCCCGAGCACCTGCGCGAGTATCTGGTGATCAGCGAAACCGCGGGCGCGCTGGGGGAGGCGCTGCGCGCGATGCCGATCGACCTGGACGCACTGCTGGCGGCACCGGCAGCGCAGGGCACGGGCGATAACGTCGTGCAGCTGCCGGCGCGCGCGCCGCGTGCAGCCGCGCCCGCGCCGGCCCGACGCCGGTGGCTTCCTGGTATCGCTGCCGCAGCCGCACTGCTGATGGCGGTGGGCATCGGCACGCCGCTGGCGTGGCCGCATACCACCCGCTATGTGGCCGCCCATGGCACGCCCCGTCAGATCGAGCTGTCCGACCACAGCGTGCTTCATCTCAATGCCGAGAGCGAAGTCTCGGTGCGGATGAGCCTGTTCGGTCGACGCGTTGAACTGGAGCGAGGCCAGGCCAGCTTCGTGGTCGCGCCGGACCGCCGGCCGTTTGCCGTGCATGCTGGCGGCCTGAAGGTGACCGACATCGGCACCACCTTTGATGTCTCGCTGCTGCGCGAGCAGGCGCGGATCGCGGTCAGCGAGGGCCGCGTACAGGTGCACGGTGATGGCGGCCGCGGACGCCTGCTGGCCGATCTGTCGGCGGGCAAGGTGGCCCAGGTGGACTATCGCGACCAGCGCGTGCAGCTGCGCGATGAGGACGCGGCCAGCATGATTGCGTGGTGGCAGGGCCGCATCGTGTTCCGCGACGAGCCCCTGCGCGAAGTGGCCGACCGCTTCAACCGCAGCAACGCCCTGCGCCTGCGCGTGAGCGATGACGCCGGCGCGCTTCGCCTGACCGGCAACCTGCGCGCCGATGACCTGGGTTCGCTGCGTGCGTTCCTGGACCAGCAGCCGGCGCTGGTCATCCAGCAACGTGCCGATGGCATCCACGTACGCATGCGCGACGTGGCCGAAAGCGCTGTCAAAAAAAATTCATCGAATTAG
- a CDS encoding TonB-dependent receptor — protein MRCTLFLSIALALQVTATATAAEPTRLAADAIASQPLDMALNALSRQTGLQFVYNAQVAGNPRTPAVPAGLSAEAALDRLLAGTGLRYRYLNAGTVTIEAATAGSEPTSGVVAPMAAAEARAAPLQASAGAGAAPGAQNLETIQVTGSYSRSLEQAVDLKRNNIGFSDSIVATDVADFPEQNLAEALQRVPGVTIERSKGLGTKVNVRGLPSEYTYVSINDLATASGSGGRDVEFDMFASEIIQQVTVQKSPTAADEEGGIAGSVKITTARPFDYNERKLVLSAEGAHNSISEEVDPRFAFLAADTWGDWGGLVSYSQSKRTNRTDSTSGINFRPMSRFLGASGTRGTQAQAVLARDAGVNIVNRTDTDETNRVVFQDKVGDRVYLNEQDKWGATASLQYKPSSSFSLTFDAMLGGYDSTEDEYDAAAYSASSRSTLDTIHEYDASTLSEYGMVVLRDVSYTATQHEMLSKERINKTDYSQYSVALDWKGQDWYIDAMAGYSGAEKTSDFSNLKHVAYAPSRTRWTGRSGETIPSTPGGFDMYNASDKYLFEAYETTLEKVDDDKYAAQVNVTRMLDLAFLPALRDVKFGARYTDRSKQRQYGELKITGPTAGSSAWVNTRTLADSPLQWIGDIVPGGDYTIKDLDWQQVSNDYARRAFRYDGFYTPFDAGQFYQVDEKVTSVYAMADFAFYIGHVPVNINAGARYVDTSVTSFGYHPIQRPDGSTGYTDTPVSRDGSYDDVLPSFNMTAELAQGLLLRAAASKTMMRPALTDIAYKRTASWSSYRFTDGNPELKPTYAKQWEVGLEKYLDNGALFAASYFRKNIDGVVINSLTGVVEDVAVYNANGTLNGIFDFDVYQPVNAKGSYQVDGVELVAQLPLGMFHPMLEGFGVNANYTVLDSSLAGESDLGIRTPMPGLAEKTWNLTAYYENDRFDARVSYNHKDEYVESIGYDMYPIWRDAYGQMDVSIGYRITDNIKVSLKGINLTNEITSGYTMDPSFPTMYEASGRRISLGLRADF, from the coding sequence ATGCGCTGCACTCTGTTCCTTTCGATCGCCCTTGCCCTGCAGGTCACCGCGACGGCCACCGCTGCAGAACCGACCCGGCTTGCCGCCGATGCCATCGCCTCGCAGCCCTTGGACATGGCACTCAACGCGCTGTCGCGCCAGACCGGCCTGCAGTTCGTCTACAACGCGCAGGTGGCGGGGAATCCGCGCACCCCGGCGGTGCCGGCGGGCCTGAGCGCGGAGGCGGCGCTTGACCGCCTGCTGGCCGGCACCGGGCTGCGCTACCGCTACCTCAATGCCGGTACGGTTACCATTGAAGCCGCGACGGCGGGCAGCGAGCCCACCTCCGGCGTGGTCGCGCCGATGGCGGCAGCCGAGGCCCGTGCTGCCCCGCTGCAGGCTTCTGCGGGCGCAGGCGCCGCGCCCGGCGCGCAGAACCTGGAAACCATCCAGGTGACCGGAAGCTACAGCCGCAGCCTGGAACAGGCGGTCGACCTGAAGCGCAACAACATCGGCTTTTCCGATTCCATCGTCGCCACCGACGTGGCCGACTTTCCGGAACAGAACCTGGCCGAAGCGCTGCAGCGCGTTCCCGGCGTGACCATCGAGCGCAGCAAGGGCCTGGGCACCAAGGTCAACGTGCGCGGCCTGCCGTCGGAATACACGTACGTATCGATCAACGACCTGGCCACAGCTTCGGGCAGTGGTGGGCGTGACGTGGAATTCGACATGTTCGCCTCGGAGATCATCCAGCAGGTCACGGTGCAGAAGTCGCCCACCGCCGCCGACGAAGAGGGCGGCATCGCCGGCTCGGTGAAGATCACCACCGCGCGACCGTTCGACTACAACGAGCGCAAACTGGTGCTGTCGGCCGAAGGCGCACACAACAGCATCTCCGAAGAAGTCGACCCGCGCTTCGCCTTCCTGGCCGCCGATACCTGGGGCGACTGGGGCGGCCTGGTGTCGTACTCGCAGTCCAAGCGCACCAACCGTACCGACTCCACCTCGGGCATCAACTTCCGCCCGATGTCGCGCTTCCTGGGGGCGTCCGGCACGCGCGGTACCCAGGCCCAGGCCGTGCTGGCGCGCGACGCCGGGGTGAACATCGTCAACCGCACCGACACCGATGAAACCAATCGGGTGGTCTTCCAGGACAAGGTCGGCGACCGCGTCTACCTCAACGAGCAGGACAAGTGGGGCGCCACCGCGTCGCTGCAGTACAAGCCCAGCAGCAGCTTCAGCCTGACTTTCGACGCGATGCTGGGCGGCTACGATTCGACCGAGGACGAGTACGACGCGGCGGCCTATTCGGCCTCCAGCCGCAGCACCCTCGACACCATCCACGAATACGACGCAAGCACCCTGTCCGAGTACGGCATGGTGGTGCTGCGCGATGTGTCCTACACCGCCACCCAGCACGAGATGCTGAGCAAGGAGCGGATCAACAAGACCGATTACAGCCAGTACAGCGTTGCGCTCGACTGGAAGGGCCAGGACTGGTACATCGATGCCATGGCCGGCTATTCCGGCGCGGAGAAGACCTCGGACTTCTCCAACCTCAAGCACGTCGCCTACGCGCCTTCGCGCACCCGCTGGACCGGCCGCAGCGGCGAAACCATCCCCAGCACGCCGGGCGGCTTCGACATGTACAACGCCTCGGACAAGTACCTGTTCGAAGCCTACGAAACCACGCTGGAGAAGGTGGACGACGACAAGTACGCCGCCCAGGTCAACGTGACCCGCATGCTGGACCTGGCCTTCCTGCCGGCGCTGCGTGACGTGAAGTTCGGTGCGCGCTACACCGACCGCTCCAAGCAGCGCCAGTACGGCGAGCTCAAGATCACCGGGCCGACCGCCGGCAGCAGCGCCTGGGTCAACACCCGCACCCTGGCCGACAGCCCGCTGCAGTGGATCGGCGACATCGTTCCCGGCGGCGACTACACCATCAAGGACCTGGACTGGCAGCAGGTGTCCAACGACTACGCACGCCGCGCCTTCCGCTATGACGGCTTCTACACCCCCTTCGACGCCGGCCAGTTCTACCAGGTCGATGAGAAGGTGACGAGCGTGTACGCGATGGCGGACTTCGCCTTCTATATCGGCCACGTGCCGGTCAACATCAACGCCGGCGCGCGCTATGTCGATACCAGCGTCACCTCGTTCGGCTACCACCCGATCCAGCGGCCCGATGGCAGCACCGGCTACACCGATACCCCGGTATCCAGGGATGGCAGCTACGACGACGTGCTGCCCAGCTTCAACATGACCGCCGAACTGGCCCAGGGCCTGCTGCTGCGTGCGGCCGCGTCCAAGACCATGATGCGCCCGGCGCTGACCGACATCGCCTACAAGCGTACCGCCAGCTGGAGCTCGTACCGCTTCACCGATGGCAACCCGGAACTGAAGCCCACCTACGCCAAGCAGTGGGAAGTGGGCCTGGAGAAGTACCTGGACAACGGCGCGCTGTTTGCCGCTTCCTACTTCCGCAAGAACATCGACGGCGTGGTGATCAACTCGCTGACCGGCGTGGTCGAGGATGTGGCCGTGTACAACGCCAACGGCACCCTCAACGGCATCTTCGATTTCGACGTGTACCAGCCGGTGAACGCCAAGGGTTCCTATCAGGTAGACGGCGTGGAGCTGGTGGCGCAGCTGCCACTGGGCATGTTCCACCCCATGCTGGAAGGCTTCGGCGTGAATGCCAACTACACCGTGCTGGACAGCTCGCTGGCCGGTGAGTCCGACCTGGGCATCCGCACGCCGATGCCGGGCCTGGCCGAGAAGACCTGGAACCTTACTGCGTACTACGAAAATGACCGGTTCGATGCCCGCGTGTCCTACAACCACAAGGACGAATACGTGGAATCGATCGGCTATGACATGTACCCGATCTGGCGCGATGCCTACGGCCAGATGGATGTGTCGATCGGCTACCGGATCACCGACAACATCAAGGTCAGCCTGAAGGGCATCAACCTGACCAACGAGATCACCAGCGGCTACACCATGGATCCGTCCTTCCCGACCATGTACGAAGCCTCGGGCCGCCGCATCAGCCTGGGCCTGCGCGCCGACTTCTGA
- a CDS encoding pyridoxamine 5'-phosphate oxidase family protein, which produces MTTLTLHDLAKKMAGIDFTMLQTFADNGEIAGRPMSNNGDVDYDGDSWFFSLDSTDMVRELQAEPKVALSFVGSKGLLGKPPLFVFVQGKGRIIRDKEVMREHWQKSLERWFEQGVDTPGLVLIHVHAHRIHYWDGEDQGEIQV; this is translated from the coding sequence ATGACCACGCTCACCCTGCACGACCTGGCCAAGAAAATGGCCGGCATCGACTTCACCATGCTGCAGACCTTCGCCGACAACGGCGAGATCGCCGGCCGCCCGATGAGCAACAACGGTGATGTCGATTACGACGGTGACAGCTGGTTCTTCTCGCTGGACAGCACCGACATGGTGCGCGAGCTGCAGGCCGAGCCCAAGGTCGCGCTGAGCTTCGTCGGCAGCAAGGGCCTGCTCGGCAAACCGCCGTTGTTCGTGTTCGTGCAGGGCAAGGGCCGGATCATCCGCGACAAGGAAGTGATGCGCGAACACTGGCAGAAGAGCCTGGAGCGCTGGTTCGAACAGGGTGTGGATACCCCGGGCCTGGTCCTGATCCACGTCCATGCGCACCGCATCCATTACTGGGACGGTGAAGACCAGGGTGAGATCCAGGTCTGA
- a CDS encoding DUF72 domain-containing protein, with product MPASPGPLVGCAGWSIPGRYADLFGPGESMLARYATRFPVVEINSSFYRPHKPGTYERWAASVPPAFRFSVKIPRTISHDSALVGVGPLLDRFLDDSSALGTKLGGLLLQLPPSLALDTRRASSFFRALRRRSGVPLVCEPRHASWFTDTADALLLRHGVSRLAADPARVPAAAQPGGAPTWRYWRWHGAPRMYYSDYDDAALDALAAQVRHARGPRWVIFDNTAHGFAVANAARLQERLHA from the coding sequence ATGCCTGCCTCCCCCGGGCCGCTGGTCGGCTGCGCTGGCTGGTCCATTCCGGGCCGCTACGCTGACCTGTTCGGCCCCGGGGAGAGCATGCTCGCGCGCTACGCCACCCGGTTTCCCGTAGTGGAGATCAACTCCTCGTTCTACCGGCCGCACAAGCCCGGCACCTACGAACGTTGGGCGGCCAGTGTGCCGCCCGCGTTCCGCTTCTCGGTCAAGATACCGCGCACGATCTCCCACGATTCGGCATTGGTCGGCGTGGGGCCGTTGCTTGACCGCTTCCTCGATGACTCCAGCGCGCTCGGCACCAAGCTGGGTGGCCTGCTGCTGCAGTTGCCGCCCTCATTGGCGTTGGATACCCGCCGTGCCTCGAGCTTCTTCCGCGCGCTGCGCAGGCGCAGTGGGGTGCCGCTGGTGTGCGAGCCGCGCCATGCCAGCTGGTTCACCGACACGGCCGACGCATTGCTGCTGCGCCACGGCGTCTCGCGGCTGGCGGCCGATCCAGCGCGTGTGCCGGCGGCTGCCCAACCGGGCGGTGCACCGACATGGCGCTACTGGCGCTGGCACGGCGCACCGCGCATGTACTACAGCGACTATGACGACGCGGCATTGGACGCGCTGGCCGCGCAGGTGCGCCATGCACGTGGACCCCGCTGGGTCATCTTCGACAACACCGCGCACGGCTTTGCCGTGGCCAACGCCGCGCGCCTGCAGGAGCGGTTGCATGCCTGA
- a CDS encoding DNA-formamidopyrimidine glycosylase family protein translates to MPEGPSIVILREAAAKFRGKTVRRAVGNSSLDLTRMEGRRVIALRSWGKHFLIEFSGFSLRVHMLMFGSYRIDERKPSPPRVSLQFDNGELNIYASSLKYIEGKLDETYDWRTDVMNDAWDPRLARRRLKQQPDTLICDALLDQELFAGVGNIIKNEVLFRQRVHPESTVGALPPRILGRVIADARAYSFLFLEWKRAFELKKHWQIHTKRTCPTCGGPVSKTYPGKSRRRTFFCPNCQIRY, encoded by the coding sequence ATGCCTGAAGGCCCTTCCATCGTCATCCTGCGCGAGGCGGCGGCGAAGTTCCGTGGCAAGACCGTGCGCCGGGCGGTGGGCAACAGCTCCCTGGATCTCACCCGCATGGAGGGGCGGCGCGTGATCGCGCTGCGCAGCTGGGGCAAACACTTCCTGATCGAGTTCAGCGGCTTCAGCCTGCGCGTGCACATGCTGATGTTCGGCAGCTACCGCATCGACGAACGCAAGCCATCGCCCCCGCGTGTTTCGCTGCAGTTCGACAACGGCGAGCTGAACATCTACGCCTCATCGCTGAAGTACATCGAAGGCAAGCTGGACGAAACCTACGATTGGCGCACCGACGTGATGAACGATGCGTGGGACCCGCGCCTGGCCCGGCGCCGGCTGAAGCAGCAGCCGGACACCCTGATCTGCGATGCACTGCTGGACCAGGAGCTGTTCGCCGGCGTCGGCAACATCATCAAGAACGAAGTGCTGTTCCGCCAGCGGGTGCACCCGGAAAGCACGGTGGGAGCGTTGCCACCGCGGATACTCGGGAGGGTCATTGCCGACGCCCGCGCCTACAGCTTCCTGTTCCTGGAATGGAAGCGCGCCTTCGAGCTGAAGAAGCATTGGCAGATCCATACCAAGCGGACCTGCCCGACCTGCGGCGGCCCGGTTTCCAAGACGTACCCCGGCAAGAGCCGGCGGCGCACCTTCTTCTGCCCCAATTGCCAGATCCGATACTGA
- a CDS encoding class I SAM-dependent methyltransferase has protein sequence MPGYTTRILTVAVNGHEFRIRALSDLQQFADPTGRAERAGIHSSLWSLFGQVWPAGRVLAETMSQYDVAGKRILELGCGLGLSSLVLAHRGANVVASDHHPLAESFLAYNAGLNDLPAVHYRDLPWEMPDTSLGRFDLIIGSDVLYERGHGVQIAAVMERHAKPTAELLLTDPGRGNLGGFSRAMALQGYEASEEGGFGEDESSSPGRGRLLRYARTA, from the coding sequence ATGCCGGGCTATACCACCCGCATTCTCACGGTTGCCGTCAACGGCCACGAGTTCCGTATTCGTGCCCTGAGCGACCTGCAGCAGTTCGCCGATCCCACCGGCCGCGCCGAACGCGCCGGCATCCATTCCTCGCTGTGGAGCCTGTTCGGCCAGGTCTGGCCCGCCGGCCGGGTGCTGGCCGAGACCATGAGCCAGTACGACGTGGCCGGCAAACGCATCCTGGAGCTGGGTTGTGGGCTGGGCCTGTCCAGCCTGGTGCTGGCGCATCGTGGCGCCAACGTGGTGGCCAGTGACCACCATCCGCTGGCCGAATCGTTCCTGGCCTACAACGCCGGCCTCAACGACCTGCCGGCCGTGCATTACCGCGACCTGCCCTGGGAGATGCCAGATACGTCACTGGGTCGTTTCGATCTGATCATCGGCAGCGATGTGCTGTACGAGCGGGGCCACGGCGTGCAGATCGCCGCAGTGATGGAGCGCCACGCCAAGCCCACGGCCGAACTGCTGCTGACCGATCCCGGTCGCGGCAACCTCGGTGGCTTCTCGCGCGCCATGGCCCTGCAGGGGTATGAAGCGAGCGAAGAGGGGGGCTTTGGCGAGGATGAAAGCAGTTCGCCAGGGCGTGGGCGCCTGCTGCGCTACGCACGCACCGCGTAG